One region of Juglans microcarpa x Juglans regia isolate MS1-56 chromosome 7S, Jm3101_v1.0, whole genome shotgun sequence genomic DNA includes:
- the LOC121241363 gene encoding transcription factor bHLH62-like gives MENEFFQNAGMHFESSASMSSIWHSLSSSAMETRGTDLNCMSDQSPDCLRNPSWEKSTDHGIHFDSALSSIVSSPAASNTNLSHDSFVIRELIGKLGNIGNSGDISPHSRPFLASYIGGNNSANTSCYSTPLNSPPKPNVPRMDHLIKENLPSLGKSMPLNSSVAEFSADPGFAERAAKFSRFASRSFNDRTSQFGLNNAEALYRSNLLVETESLSRVSSSPSLKAVGSQMRGQENYSSPMQDRTELACSQEESTISEQIPDVETGLKGSNDLNPRKRKTASKGKAKEPKSSPFANSTKVAEANGNSNAKRCKPNEANGKENGPVKAEEEAKGSTSSSGDEKQSKTNTKPPEPPKDYIHVRARRGQATDSHSLAERVRREKISERMKFLQDLVPGCNKVTGKALMLDEIINYVQSLQRQVEFLSMKLSSVNTRLDLNMDTLISKDIFQSNNPLPHAIFRLDSRASAFYAHQAQQDPALHSNISNGTATQCSVYPLDTALCQSLSVPLPPLNGYRESVSQFPMFGEDDLQTIVQMGFGQNPSQESAMQP, from the exons aTGGAGAACGAGTTCTTTCAAAATGCAGGAATGCATTTTGAATCCTCAGCTTCAATGTCATCCATTTGGCATTCTCTTTCATCATCGGCCATGGAAACTCGAGGGACCGACCTGAATTGCATGTCCGACCAATCCCCAGATTGCCTTCGGAATCCCAGCTGGGAAAAGTCCACGGATCATGGCATACACTTTGATTCAGCCCTGAGTTCAATTGTGTCCTCCCCTGCAGCGTCGAATACCAACTTGTCCCATGACAGCTTTGTGATCAGGGAGTTGATTGGAAAGCTGGGAAACATTGGCAACTCCGGTGACATCTCGCCGCATTCTCGGCCATTTTTGGCTTCTTACATTGGTGGAAATAACAGTGCCAACACTTCTTGTTATAGTACACCTCTGAATTCTCCTCCTAAGCCAAACGTGCCTAGGATGGATCACCTGATAAAAGAAAACTTACCCAGTTTGGGAAAATCAATGCCTTTGAATTCCAGTGTGGCAGAATTCTCTGCTGATCCTGGGTTTGCAGAGAGGGCGGCCAAGTTCTCCCGCTTTGCCAGCCGGAGTTTCAATGATCGGACGAGCCAATTCGGACTAAACAACGCTGAAGCACTTTATAGATCGAATCTATTAGTGGAAACTGAGAGCCTCTCCCGAGTTTCAAGCAGTCCTTCTCTGAAAGCAGTCGGATCTCAAATGCGTGGCCAGGAAAACTACAGTTCTCCAATGCAGGATCGAACTGAACTGGCGTGTTCTCAAGAGGAATCCACAATCTCTGAACAAATTCCAGACGTGGAGACGGGGTTGAAAGGCTCCAATGATTTGAATcccaggaaaagaaaaaccgCTTCCAAGGGGAAAGCAAAGGAGCCGAAATCATCACCATTTGCCAATAGTACAAAG GTGGCTGAAGCTAATGGTAATTCGAATGCGAAGCGATGCAAGCCGAATGAGGCtaatggaaaggaaaatggCCCTGTTAAAGCAGAGGAGGAAGCCAAAGGCAGTACTAGCAGTTCAGGGGATGAGAAACAGAGCAAAACTAACACAAAGCCTCCTGAGCCTCCCAAGGACTACATTCATGTCAGAGCAAGAAGGGGTCAGGCTACTGACAGCCATAGTCTCGCCGAAAGG GTCCGAAGAGAGAAGATTAGCGAAAGGATGAAGTTTCTGCAAGATCTTGTACCTGGTTGCAATAAG GTAACAGGAAAAGCACTTATGCTCGACGAAATTATAAACTACGTCCAATCGTTGCAACGTCAAGTCGAG TTCCTCTCCATGAAATTGTCTTCTGTCAATACCAGGCTGGATTTGAACATGGATACTCTGATATCTAAAGAT ataTTTCAATCAAACAACCCTTTGCCACACGCAATATTCCGATTAGATTCCAGAGCATCTGCTTTTTATGCTCACCAGGCCCAGCAAGATCCAGCACTGCATAGCAACATATCTAATGGGACAGCGACCCAATGCTCAGTGTACCCCTTAGATACTGCACTATGCCAAAGTCTCAGCGTGCCATTACCTCCACTGAATGGATATAGGGAGAGCGTTTCTCAA TTTCCAATGTTCGGTGAAGATGACCTGCAAACCATTGTACAGATGGGTTTTGGTCAAAATCCTAGCCAGGAATCAGCAATGCAGCCATAA
- the LOC121241129 gene encoding RGG repeats nuclear RNA binding protein A-like — MARVENVFALLGDGDGDDDVSALLERVAAVKAEPPPLEKKKKDKQQQHQKQPVEKEESDWGLDDAVSMKAKPIVLPDYVTRRDIVVRKNEPEGRERRQGRGSDRSEPGGKGYQRNFGGSDGYKRNNGGRNGNQRKNDDNGGGSGYHGNNGGENDFQRNIGAESGNAVGDDWQEQGRGRGGGGRGRGRGRGCGGGRGFNQSKEFGSESQLDVNNYQTEKQGPDGNDNDGWEQNEFQGKVSGNETKYDVRPRNVNRGRGGDGRGYGGGNRGFGGQEGRFYDRQDGRNNRRGDDSRRGEVSNESESKENITGDIENAVKIDDYSGGAEWDVPVTTEGTTDAVHEQEKLEAQDDSEKKAKDTDENEEDKEMTLEEYEKVLLEKRKALEALRKTEGRKVTLDKDLESMQLVEKKKDDSLFIKLKSEKEKLKKKGSLEKDDKVRKSMSINEFLKPAEGELHVAARGRGGRGRGRGGRGESRGEFLGRRRQVEAGPAPSFEDPNQFPVLGGAAVAS, encoded by the exons ATGGCTCGAGTGGAAAACGTCTTTGCTCTTTTGGGGGATGGAGACGGAGACGACGACGTTTCTGCGCTCCTCGAGCGCGTTGCTGCTGTGAAGGCGGAGCCTCCGCCgctggagaagaagaagaaagataagCAGCAACAACACCAAAAGCAGCCCGTGGAGAAGGAAGAGTCAGACTGGGGTCTTGACGACGCCGTGTCGATGAAAGCAAAGCCTATTGTGCTCCCCGATTACG TTACAAGAAGAGATATTGTAGTTAGAAAGAATGAGCCAGAGGGGCGGGAGCGCCGCCAGGGTCGTGGCTCTGATAGGTCTGAGCCAGGTGGGAAAGGTTATCAACGGAATTTTGGAGGATCTGATGGCTATAAGCGTAACAACGGAGGAAGAAATGGTAATCAACGGAAAAATGACGATAATGGAGGGGGAAGTGGTTATCATGGGAATAATGGGGGTGAGAATGATTTCCAGAGGAACATCGGAGCTGAATCAGGAAATGCAGTTGGGGATGATTGGCAGGAGCAGGGGCGGGGGCGTGGTGGTGGAGgtagagggagagggagagggagaggctgTGGTGGAGGCAGGGGATTCAATCAGAGTAAGGAGTTTGGAAGTGAAAGCCAACTTGATGTGAACAATTATCAGACTGAGAAGCAGGGACCTGATGGGAATGATAATGATGGTTGGGAACAGAATGAGTTTCAGGGAAAAGTAAGTGGAAATGAGACTAAATATGATGTGAGGCCAAGAAATGTGAATCGGGGCCGTGGTGGTGATGGAAGAGGTTACGGTGGGGGAAACCGCGGTTTTGGTGGACAAGAAGGCCGCTTCTATGATAGGCAAGATGGAAGGAATAATAGAAGGGGTGACGATAGTAGAAGGGGTGAAGTATCAAATGAATCTGAATCAAAGGAAAACATTACTGGTGATATTGAGAATGCAGTGAAAATTGATGACTACAGTGGTGGAGCTGAATG GGATGTTCCTGTGACTACTGAAGGAACAACTGATGCAGTGCATGAACAGGAGAAGCTTGAAGCTCAAGATGATTCTGAAAAGAAGGCCAAAGATACTGACGAGAATGAGGAGGATAAA GAAATGACACTTGAAGAATATGAGAAGGTTCTTCTCGAAAAGAGGAAGGCTTTGGAAGCATTAAGAAAGACTGAGGGGAGAAAGGTCACACTAGATAAGGATTTGGAGTCCATGCAACTCgtcgagaaaaagaaagatgataGCCTTTTCATCAAGCTG AAGTCTGAGAAAGAGAAGCTTAAGAAGAAAGGTAGCCTTGAAAAGGACGACAAAGTTCGGAAG TCGATGAGCATTAATGAATTTCTGAAACCAGCTGAAGGTGAATTACATGTTGCTGCTCGTGGTCGTGGTGGTCGAGGTCGTGGACGTGGGGGCCGAGGTGAATCTAGGGGAGAATTTTTGGGCCGGCGACGTCAGGTGGAGGCTGGCCCTGCACCTAGCTTTGAGGACCCGAACCAATTTCCTGTTCTGGGAGGAGCTGCAGTAGCCTCATGA